In Snodgrassella alvi wkB2, the DNA window AATTCTCTGGTTTATCGTGCCAAATGGTTTCCGTTCGGCCCCATTTTGGCGCTTTTACTGTGTATTCTGGTGATAATCGGACAGGACAGCCAGTTACTATTGCATGGTGATTTTAAATGGCAGCGCTTTGCCATCACTTATATGGGGCTGCCGGTATTCGCAGCATTCTATCTGTATCACAAGTTACGCTACCATACTCGTAAAGTACCTCTCGACCAGGTGAATCTCAGCAAACATATCGATTAAAACCGGTATTTACATTAATCATACAGACTACAGGCAGCCACAACTGGCTGCCTGCTGCATTTTCAGCTAACATTAAGCCCGTTGATTTATCATTTATTGCAGTCAGAATCTCATGCTTACCTATACCCCCGCAAAATCCGGCAGTTCACCTCACATGAACAAAAAACGTTCATGGCTGCTGCTGTTACTGGTATTTGTGTGGCTGTGGCCGGGTGTACTGCATCATGATTTATGGACACCGGGTGAACCTTATCTGTTTACTACCGTCAGTCAGTGGCAAACTTCAAACTGGGCAGTTCCGACTATTTTTGGTGAGATAAACTGGGAAGCTTCTCCCTTATATACATGGCTGGCAGTCTTATGTCAGCACTTATTCAGCCCGAAACGGATGGATGTCTATGAAGCCACCCGCCTTACCAATGTTATCCTTATAGTACTCACGTTTTCCTGTATTGGCGGTTCCGCACGCGAATTTCTTGGGCGTGGCTATGGCCGGATTGCGGTACTGATTTTATTAGGATGTACCGGTCTGCTGATTCCGGCACACTTTATTAACGACAGCATGATTCTCTGTCTTGGTGCATCCATGTGCTGGTATGGTTTTGCGCTGGCGGAACGACGTATTATGATGGCCAGCATGATGCTCGGCGGCGGTCTGGCAGTTCTGTCTTTAACCGGCAGTTTACTTTGGCCGCTATTGCTGATTCTGATCGCATTCAGCCTGCTGCTGCATTCGAAATGGCAAAGCAGGCGCTACCATCTGGTATTACTCATCTCCCTGCTCTGTGCTTTACCGCTGATGCTGATCTGGCCACTGGCTTTACATCAGACCGCTGCCAATATATTCAATTTGTGGTGGCAATACCATGCCCTCGCACCATTCGGCGGTTTCCGCCATTTTGAGGCACATTTCTCACTTGGGTATTACCTGAAAAATCTTATCTGGTTTGCTTTTCCTGCATGGCCATTAGCCATCTGGACAGCCACACGCTGTAAACTGAACAATCTGCGCTGGG includes these proteins:
- a CDS encoding ArnT family glycosyltransferase; amino-acid sequence: MNKKRSWLLLLLVFVWLWPGVLHHDLWTPGEPYLFTTVSQWQTSNWAVPTIFGEINWEASPLYTWLAVLCQHLFSPKRMDVYEATRLTNVILIVLTFSCIGGSAREFLGRGYGRIAVLILLGCTGLLIPAHFINDSMILCLGASMCWYGFALAERRIMMASMMLGGGLAVLSLTGSLLWPLLLILIAFSLLLHSKWQSRRYHLVLLISLLCALPLMLIWPLALHQTAANIFNLWWQYHALAPFGGFRHFEAHFSLGYYLKNLIWFAFPAWPLAIWTATRCKLNNLRWGILGIIWLSLSLLVFALLPQQYQDLLVFLLPPLAVLGAAQLDALRRNAIAFLNWFGIMAFGFLAVFLWLGFIAMNYGWPAKLAERAVYFSPYYRYDVNYFPVIVACVLTPLWLWAITRQHIRGRQAVTNWAAGVLLVWSLLLTLFLPWLDAAKSARPVVQQMQNSLSEEQQQAFINMHDCISVNQNSFSMRIAWQQYSWIPLLPDNPHCNYRLISRDSKTTPPPEWHEIWSGARPREKNNIIALWVKSTATKE